A region of Streptomyces deccanensis DNA encodes the following proteins:
- a CDS encoding PLP-dependent cysteine synthase family protein, producing the protein MTYRTHPEAAPLTSPASPAPADPGAAPGRPALPALVGNTPLLRVSEPLTPAGHGFWAKLEGFNPGGIKDRPGLYMVERARARGELRPGGRIIESTSGTLGLGLALAGMVYGHPVTLVTDPGLEPSMTRLLGVYGAEVDIVDDPHPTGGWQQARRNRVAELLDRHPGSWCPDQYNNPDNTTAYTPLALELASELGHIDTLVCSVGTGGHSAGVGRVLRQLYPDIRIVGVDTIGSTIFGQPARTRLMRGLGSSIHPRNVAYDTFDEVHWVAPHEAVHTCRHLAASHYATGGWSVGAVALVAGWLARTGSPDTRIAAIFPDGPQRYLDTVYDDDYCARHGLLTGPPALAPDVIGRADEKEVTRWTRCTDVVDPLTLPTAAREENDA; encoded by the coding sequence ATGACCTACCGAACCCACCCCGAGGCCGCCCCCCTCACCTCTCCGGCCTCTCCCGCGCCCGCCGACCCAGGTGCCGCACCCGGCCGTCCGGCCCTGCCCGCGCTCGTCGGCAACACGCCCCTCCTGCGGGTGTCCGAGCCGCTGACCCCGGCCGGACACGGCTTCTGGGCCAAGCTGGAGGGCTTCAACCCCGGCGGCATCAAGGACCGCCCCGGCCTCTACATGGTCGAACGCGCCCGCGCCCGCGGCGAGTTGCGGCCGGGCGGCCGGATCATCGAGTCCACCAGCGGCACCCTCGGCCTCGGCCTCGCCCTGGCCGGAATGGTGTACGGCCACCCCGTCACCCTCGTCACCGACCCCGGCCTGGAACCCTCCATGACCCGACTGCTCGGCGTGTACGGCGCCGAAGTCGACATCGTCGACGACCCGCACCCCACGGGCGGTTGGCAGCAGGCCAGGCGAAACCGGGTCGCCGAACTCCTCGACCGGCACCCCGGCTCCTGGTGCCCGGACCAGTACAACAACCCCGACAACACCACCGCGTACACCCCGCTCGCCCTCGAACTCGCCTCGGAACTGGGGCACATCGACACCCTCGTCTGCAGCGTCGGCACCGGCGGACACTCCGCGGGCGTGGGCCGGGTCCTGCGACAGCTGTACCCGGACATCCGGATCGTCGGCGTGGACACCATCGGCTCGACCATCTTCGGCCAGCCCGCCCGCACCCGGCTGATGCGGGGCCTCGGCTCCAGCATCCACCCCCGCAACGTCGCCTACGACACCTTCGACGAGGTCCACTGGGTCGCCCCGCACGAGGCGGTCCACACCTGCCGTCACCTGGCCGCCTCCCACTACGCCACCGGTGGCTGGAGCGTCGGCGCGGTCGCCCTCGTCGCCGGCTGGCTGGCCCGCACCGGATCCCCCGACACCCGCATCGCGGCGATCTTCCCGGACGGGCCCCAGCGCTACCTCGACACCGTGTACGACGACGACTACTGCGCCCGGCACGGACTCCTCACCGGACCACCGGCCCTCGCGCCCGACGTGATCGGCCGCGCGGACGAGAAGGAGGTCACCCGCTGGACCCGCTGCACCGACGTCGTCGATCCCCTCACCCTGCCCACCGCCGCCCGCGAGGAGAACGACGCGTGA
- a CDS encoding MFS transporter: MKGTLSQVRSYDPAVQLLMVNQFTINLGFYMLMPYLAAHLSGTLGLAGWLVGLVLGVRNFSQQGMFVVGGALADRFGHKPLIVAGCVLRTVGFATLGFVDSLPALLAASAATGLAGALFNPAVRAYLAAGAGERRVEAFALFNVFYQAGILLGPLVGMVLTGVDFRVTCLTAAGIFAVLSVVQIRALPARRREDDVARRDESGRGLLAQWRGILANRPFLLFAAAMTGSYVLTFQVYLALPLEVRRLGGDGEFGTAAVAVLFAVSGLSTVLGQTRVTAWCRARYEPGQALVRGLAVMGAAFVPLLWPAMLPVPDAGPGRWLAAAVPPALAALLLALGTMIAYPFEMDTVVRLCGDRLVATHYGLYNTVCGVGITVGNLLTGAALDAAREAGLPALPWLALIALGLGCAASVRHLHRTGRLAAPAPEPVTVRQA, from the coding sequence GTGAAGGGGACCCTCTCCCAGGTGCGGTCGTACGACCCCGCCGTCCAGCTGTTGATGGTCAACCAGTTCACCATCAACCTCGGCTTCTACATGCTGATGCCCTATCTGGCCGCCCACCTCTCCGGCACCCTCGGCCTGGCCGGCTGGCTCGTCGGACTCGTCCTGGGGGTACGGAACTTCAGCCAGCAGGGCATGTTCGTGGTCGGCGGCGCCCTCGCCGACCGCTTCGGCCACAAGCCGCTGATCGTCGCCGGCTGCGTCCTGCGCACCGTCGGCTTCGCGACCCTCGGCTTCGTCGACTCCCTGCCCGCCCTGCTGGCGGCCTCGGCGGCCACCGGCCTCGCGGGCGCCCTGTTCAACCCGGCCGTGCGGGCGTACCTCGCGGCCGGGGCGGGGGAGCGCAGGGTCGAGGCGTTCGCCCTGTTCAACGTCTTCTACCAGGCGGGCATACTGCTCGGCCCGCTGGTCGGCATGGTCCTCACCGGTGTCGACTTCCGCGTCACCTGCCTCACCGCCGCGGGCATCTTCGCCGTGCTGTCGGTGGTGCAGATCCGGGCCCTGCCGGCCCGGCGCCGCGAGGACGACGTGGCACGGCGGGACGAGAGCGGCCGGGGCCTGCTCGCCCAGTGGCGCGGCATCCTCGCCAACCGGCCCTTCCTGCTCTTCGCCGCAGCGATGACCGGTTCGTACGTCCTCACCTTCCAGGTCTATCTCGCCCTGCCGCTGGAGGTACGACGCCTGGGCGGGGACGGGGAGTTCGGCACGGCGGCCGTCGCGGTGCTCTTCGCGGTGTCCGGGCTGAGCACCGTCCTCGGCCAGACCCGGGTGACGGCCTGGTGCAGGGCCCGCTACGAGCCGGGCCAGGCACTGGTCCGGGGACTGGCGGTCATGGGCGCCGCGTTCGTCCCCCTGCTGTGGCCCGCGATGCTGCCGGTGCCGGACGCCGGGCCGGGGCGGTGGCTGGCGGCGGCCGTCCCACCGGCGCTGGCCGCGCTGCTGCTGGCCCTCGGCACGATGATCGCGTACCCCTTCGAGATGGACACCGTCGTCCGCCTCTGCGGGGACCGGCTCGTCGCCACGCACTACGGGCTCTACAACACCGTCTGCGGGGTCGGCATCACCGTGGGGAACCTGCTCACCGGCGCCGCGCTGGACGCCGCCCGTGAGGCCGGGCTGCCCGCGCTGCCGTGGCTCGCGCTGATCGCGCTCGGCCTCGGCTGCGCCGCGTCGGTGCGGCACCTGCACCGCACGGGCCGCCTGGCGGCACCCGCGCCGGAGCCGGTGACGGTCCGACAGGCCTGA
- a CDS encoding methionyl-tRNA formyltransferase produces MRVVMFGYQTWGHRTLQALLNSDHEVVLAVTHPKSDHAYEKIWSDSVADLAEQHGVPVLLRNRPDDDELLRALKEAEPDLIVANNWRTWLPPEIFDLPPHGTLNIHDSLLPTYAGFSPLIWALINGEPEVGVTAHRMDAELDMGDVLLQRSVRVGPQDTATDLFHRTVDLIGPLVTESLDLIASGEAVWTPQDRSRASFFHKRSPEDSRIDWTWPAEDLERFVRAQSDPYPNAFTHHRGQRLRIVSAAVSEGRYGGTPGRIFIREGDGVVIVAGAEARSGRLPGLVVKRVRTEDGTELAATDYFRTMGGYLTDRP; encoded by the coding sequence ATGCGGGTCGTCATGTTCGGGTACCAGACCTGGGGACACCGGACGCTGCAGGCACTGCTGAATTCCGACCACGAGGTGGTGCTGGCGGTCACCCATCCGAAGAGCGACCACGCGTACGAGAAGATCTGGAGCGATTCGGTCGCTGACCTGGCCGAACAGCACGGCGTGCCGGTGCTGTTGCGCAACCGGCCGGACGACGACGAGTTGCTGCGGGCGCTGAAGGAGGCCGAGCCCGATCTCATCGTCGCGAACAACTGGCGCACCTGGCTGCCGCCGGAGATCTTCGATCTGCCGCCGCACGGCACCCTGAACATCCATGACTCGCTGCTCCCGACCTACGCGGGTTTCTCCCCGCTCATCTGGGCGCTCATCAACGGCGAGCCGGAGGTCGGTGTCACGGCCCACCGCATGGACGCCGAACTCGACATGGGTGACGTGCTGTTGCAGCGTTCGGTGCGGGTGGGACCGCAGGACACGGCGACGGACCTGTTCCACCGCACGGTCGATCTGATCGGCCCGCTCGTCACCGAGTCGCTCGACCTCATCGCATCCGGCGAGGCCGTGTGGACGCCGCAGGACCGCTCCCGGGCGAGTTTCTTCCACAAGCGGTCCCCGGAGGACAGCCGGATCGACTGGACCTGGCCCGCCGAGGACCTGGAGCGGTTCGTCCGGGCCCAGTCCGACCCGTATCCCAACGCCTTCACCCACCACCGGGGTCAGCGCCTCCGCATCGTCTCGGCCGCCGTGTCCGAGGGCCGCTACGGAGGCACGCCGGGGCGGATCTTCATCCGGGAGGGGGACGGTGTCGTGATCGTCGCCGGTGCGGAGGCCCGCTCCGGGCGGCTGCCCGGGCTGGTGGTCAAGCGGGTGCGGACGGAGGACGGCACGGAACTCGCTGCGACGGACTACTTCCGCACGATGGGCGGTTATCTGACGGACCGTCCGTGA
- a CDS encoding ABC transporter ATP-binding protein, producing MRAEGLRLAYDDRIVVEDLDLVIPTGRVTAIVGANACGKSTLLRALARLLTPKAGTVHLDGRSVHSIPTRVLAQRLGILPQTPVAPEGLTVIDLVGRGRSPHQTWWRQWSRGDEEAVHEALRATAMSDLAHRPVDELSGGQRQRAWIAMAVAQGTPVMLLDEPTTYLDLAHQIDVLDLVTDLNRHQGRTVVMVLHDLNQACRYADHIIAMKGGRIAAEGAPADVITARTVEDVFGLRCVVGEDPVSRTPLVIPMGRHHEGENEGENEGADADADAVPVAGTAG from the coding sequence CTGCGGGCCGAGGGCCTGCGCCTGGCCTACGACGACCGGATCGTCGTCGAGGACCTCGACCTGGTGATCCCGACGGGCCGGGTCACCGCCATCGTCGGCGCCAACGCCTGCGGCAAATCGACCCTGTTGCGCGCCCTGGCCCGCCTGCTGACCCCCAAGGCGGGCACCGTCCACCTCGACGGCCGCTCGGTGCACTCCATCCCGACCCGGGTCCTCGCCCAGCGGCTCGGCATCCTCCCGCAGACCCCCGTCGCGCCCGAGGGCCTGACCGTCATCGACCTGGTGGGGCGCGGACGTTCCCCGCACCAGACCTGGTGGCGGCAGTGGTCCCGCGGCGACGAGGAGGCCGTGCACGAGGCGCTCAGGGCCACCGCCATGAGCGACCTCGCCCACCGTCCCGTCGACGAACTCTCCGGCGGACAGCGGCAACGCGCCTGGATCGCCATGGCCGTCGCCCAGGGCACCCCCGTGATGCTGCTGGACGAGCCGACGACCTACCTGGACCTCGCCCACCAGATCGACGTCCTGGACCTGGTCACCGATCTCAACCGGCACCAGGGTCGCACCGTCGTCATGGTCCTGCACGACCTCAACCAGGCCTGCCGGTACGCCGACCACATCATCGCCATGAAGGGCGGGCGCATCGCCGCCGAGGGCGCCCCGGCCGACGTCATCACCGCCAGGACGGTCGAGGACGTCTTCGGGCTGCGCTGCGTGGTCGGGGAGGACCCCGTCAGCCGTACGCCCCTGGTGATCCCGATGGGCCGCCACCACGAGGGCGAGAACGAGGGCGAGAACGAGGGCGCGGACGCCGACGCCGACGCGGTGCCCGTGGCGGGCACCGCCGGCTGA
- a CDS encoding FecCD family ABC transporter permease has protein sequence MGTLTVRAAKGPRAVLLLTLSGVLLLTLCALSMAFGALGVPLDQVWHTLLGDAPSTRIDNVIWSVRLPRTALGLATGAALGLSGSLMQALTRNPLADPGILGVSAGAAFAVVLSVGVLGIGSVYGYIWFAFGGAFAASVLVYLLGGLGRSGSTPVKLALAGVAVTSLLFSLTSAIALTDPDALNRYRFWSAGSLANQDEAVLLRVLPFLAVGAILALACAPALNSLALGDDVAKSLGLKLGLVRVQGVVAVTLLTGGAVAVIGPVVFVGLVVPHIARVLAQLAGIGPDHRWLLPLSAVLAPCLLLAADIAGRLLARPTEIQAGVLVAFVGGPFFIVLVRRRRLAEL, from the coding sequence GTGGGGACCTTGACGGTCCGGGCGGCGAAAGGCCCCCGCGCGGTACTGCTTCTGACGCTCTCGGGCGTCCTCCTGCTCACGCTGTGCGCCCTGTCGATGGCGTTCGGCGCCCTGGGCGTCCCCCTTGACCAGGTGTGGCACACCCTGCTCGGCGACGCCCCCAGCACCCGGATCGACAACGTCATCTGGTCCGTGCGCCTGCCGCGCACCGCCCTCGGCCTCGCCACCGGCGCCGCCCTCGGCCTGTCGGGCTCGCTGATGCAGGCGCTGACGCGCAATCCGCTGGCCGACCCCGGCATCCTCGGGGTGAGCGCCGGCGCGGCCTTCGCCGTGGTCCTGTCGGTCGGGGTGCTCGGCATCGGATCGGTGTACGGGTACATCTGGTTCGCCTTCGGCGGCGCGTTCGCCGCCAGCGTCCTGGTGTACCTCCTCGGCGGACTGGGCCGGTCCGGCTCCACACCGGTCAAACTCGCGCTGGCCGGTGTGGCGGTGACCTCCCTGCTGTTCTCGCTCACCAGCGCCATCGCCCTGACCGACCCGGACGCGCTCAACCGCTACCGCTTCTGGAGCGCCGGCTCCCTCGCCAACCAGGACGAGGCCGTCCTCCTGCGGGTTCTGCCGTTCCTGGCCGTCGGCGCGATCCTCGCCCTCGCCTGCGCCCCCGCCCTCAACAGCCTCGCCCTCGGCGACGACGTCGCGAAGTCGCTCGGCCTCAAGCTCGGCCTGGTCCGCGTCCAGGGCGTGGTCGCCGTCACCCTGCTCACCGGGGGAGCCGTCGCCGTCATCGGGCCCGTGGTCTTCGTCGGCCTGGTCGTCCCGCACATCGCCCGTGTCCTCGCCCAACTGGCCGGCATCGGCCCGGACCACCGCTGGCTGCTCCCGCTGTCGGCCGTCCTCGCCCCCTGCCTCCTGCTGGCCGCCGACATCGCCGGCCGTCTGCTCGCCCGCCCGACCGAGATCCAGGCCGGCGTCCTCGTCGCCTTCGTCGGCGGCCCCTTCTTCATCGTGCTGGTCCGCCGCCGACGCCTCGCGGAGCTGTGA
- a CDS encoding FecCD family ABC transporter permease, which yields MTTELAPVPPPRGAGDPTPKRRTADRVTFRLPAPPVSGVVRPRLLVVCLLLAAAAFLAFAVVTSVGDIALPLTDVMKALVGTGDPGTELIVHELRLPRALAGLLVGIAFGVSGALLQTVTLNPLASPDMIGITQGAGTAVVAGIVLGWDAGLGTQALGLLGATVTGLLVYALAWKRGTTGYRIVLVGIGVAWICTSLTDYLMARGQRFQAQAALGWLVGNLNGRTWEQIGPLAVTMAVLVPPAILLGRQIRVMQLGDDVAKGLGTRVQVVRVAVLLIAVGLVAFGTATAGPIAFVALAAPQVAQRLAGTPFPPPVAAGLTGAVMVLVSDLAARKLVPDTELPVGVVTGVLGAPVLLWLLIRANRAGSGG from the coding sequence ATGACCACCGAACTCGCGCCCGTGCCGCCCCCGAGGGGCGCAGGCGACCCCACGCCGAAGCGGCGTACGGCCGACCGCGTCACCTTCCGGCTGCCCGCCCCGCCCGTCTCCGGTGTCGTACGGCCCCGGCTGCTGGTGGTCTGTCTGCTGCTCGCGGCCGCCGCGTTCCTGGCGTTCGCGGTGGTCACCTCCGTCGGGGACATTGCCCTTCCGCTCACCGACGTGATGAAGGCCCTGGTGGGCACGGGCGACCCCGGCACCGAGCTGATCGTCCACGAACTGCGGCTGCCGCGGGCCCTCGCCGGACTGCTCGTCGGCATCGCCTTCGGCGTCTCCGGAGCCCTCCTCCAGACGGTGACGCTCAACCCGCTGGCCAGCCCCGACATGATCGGCATCACCCAGGGCGCCGGCACCGCGGTCGTCGCCGGGATCGTCCTCGGCTGGGACGCGGGCCTCGGCACCCAGGCCCTCGGCCTGCTCGGCGCGACGGTCACCGGCCTGCTGGTCTACGCGCTGGCCTGGAAACGCGGCACCACCGGCTACCGCATCGTCCTCGTCGGCATCGGCGTGGCCTGGATCTGCACCAGCCTCACCGACTACCTCATGGCGCGCGGCCAGCGCTTCCAGGCCCAGGCCGCCCTCGGCTGGCTCGTCGGCAACCTCAACGGCCGTACCTGGGAGCAGATCGGACCGCTCGCCGTCACCATGGCCGTGCTCGTGCCGCCCGCGATCCTGCTCGGCCGGCAGATCCGCGTCATGCAGCTCGGGGACGACGTCGCGAAGGGCCTCGGCACCCGGGTGCAGGTCGTCCGGGTGGCCGTCCTGCTCATCGCCGTCGGCCTCGTGGCCTTCGGCACGGCCACCGCCGGACCCATCGCCTTCGTGGCGCTCGCCGCGCCCCAGGTCGCCCAGCGCCTGGCCGGCACCCCGTTCCCACCGCCCGTCGCAGCGGGGCTCACCGGCGCCGTGATGGTCCTCGTGTCGGACCTCGCCGCCCGCAAGCTCGTCCCGGACACGGAGCTACCGGTCGGGGTCGTCACCGGGGTGCTCGGCGCCCCCGTACTGCTGTGGCTGCTCATCCGCGCCAACCGCGCCGGTTCAGGAGGCTGA
- a CDS encoding lysine N(6)-hydroxylase/L-ornithine N(5)-oxygenase family protein — MTTLHTGADSIYDVLGIGFGPSNLALAIALHEHSVASGTEDGLRVGFLERQPRFGWHRGMLIDDATMQVSFLKDLVTMRDPTSDFSFLCYLRDRGRLVDFLNLKTLFPLRIEFHDYFEWAAARVAHLVEYSAEVVSVRPVTRDGEIRYFDVTSRTPGDPDSLTVRRTRSICVATGLEPHLPPGADLSERVWHNSQLLPRVDQVVRSGQPVRRAVVLGAGQSAAEAVDYLHRSFPEAEICSVFAKYGYTPADDSPFANKIFDPEAVDLYYGAPREVKQSLFDYHRSTNYSVVDMDLIESLSRSMYQEKVQGRERLRMMNVSRLREVEAGTEDVKVTVEFLPTGEREILSADLLVYATGYRPQGVGDNLGEIGKLCLRDDEDALMVGRDHRVTTNPNVTADIYLQGGTEHTHGLTSTLLSTTAVRAGEICASLLARRATAPAAAKG; from the coding sequence GTGACGACGCTGCACACCGGGGCGGATTCCATCTACGACGTACTGGGGATCGGGTTCGGCCCATCCAATCTCGCACTCGCCATCGCATTGCACGAGCACTCCGTGGCGTCCGGCACCGAGGACGGACTGCGGGTCGGGTTCCTGGAAAGACAACCCCGGTTCGGATGGCACCGGGGCATGCTCATCGACGACGCCACCATGCAAGTGTCCTTCCTGAAGGACCTGGTGACGATGCGTGACCCCACCAGCGACTTCAGCTTCCTGTGCTACCTGCGCGACCGCGGGCGGCTCGTCGACTTCCTCAACCTGAAGACGCTCTTCCCGCTGCGCATCGAGTTCCACGACTACTTCGAGTGGGCGGCCGCCCGCGTGGCGCACCTCGTCGAGTACTCCGCCGAGGTCGTCTCCGTGCGCCCGGTCACCCGGGACGGCGAGATCCGCTACTTCGACGTCACCAGCCGTACACCCGGCGACCCGGACAGCCTGACCGTCCGCCGGACCCGCAGCATCTGCGTGGCCACCGGCCTGGAACCCCACCTCCCGCCCGGCGCCGACCTCTCCGAACGGGTCTGGCACAACAGCCAGTTGCTGCCCCGCGTCGACCAGGTCGTGCGCTCCGGACAGCCGGTGCGCCGCGCGGTCGTCCTCGGCGCGGGCCAGAGCGCGGCCGAGGCCGTGGACTACCTCCACCGCAGCTTCCCCGAGGCCGAGATCTGCTCGGTCTTCGCCAAGTACGGCTACACACCCGCCGACGACAGCCCCTTCGCCAACAAGATCTTCGACCCCGAGGCCGTCGACCTGTACTACGGCGCGCCCCGCGAGGTGAAGCAGTCGCTGTTCGACTACCACCGCAGCACCAACTACTCCGTCGTGGACATGGACCTGATCGAGTCGCTGTCCCGGTCCATGTACCAGGAGAAGGTCCAGGGCCGGGAGCGGCTGCGGATGATGAACGTCTCCCGGCTGCGCGAGGTCGAGGCCGGCACCGAGGACGTCAAGGTGACCGTGGAGTTCCTGCCGACGGGGGAGCGCGAGATACTCTCCGCCGACCTCCTCGTCTACGCCACCGGCTACCGGCCCCAGGGCGTCGGCGACAACCTGGGAGAGATCGGCAAACTCTGCCTGCGCGACGACGAGGACGCCCTCATGGTCGGCCGCGACCACCGGGTCACCACCAACCCCAACGTCACCGCCGACATCTATCTGCAGGGCGGCACCGAACACACCCACGGCCTCACCTCGACCCTCCTGTCCACCACCGCCGTACGCGCCGGGGAGATCTGCGCCTCCCTCCTTGCCCGCCGCGCCACGGCCCCGGCGGCGGCCAAGGGCTGA